ACTGACGTCAAAGATGACGTTTAACGTGCGAACAGCCTATTCAATCTCGTGGTCTCGCGAGATTTGAGGCCGTTTTCAGCGAGAAGAGGTCGGCAGCCACAAatctgatccggattctggaccaTCAGCAGGTAATTGGACCGCGAGCACGGTGCGCGTGCACCACACCCCGCACTTCGGAGTGCGTGCGCGCGCGAAACGAAgggcgtgcgtgtgtgtctgAATAAGAAAGAACGAGGATAAGAATGGAGGCGCGCACACAAACGTGTACGCGGGTCTGTGTGTGACGGTGCGCGCGCGTTGGAGGACGCAGTTATCAGGTGCATTGTGGGATTGATGATCAGAGATTATTATAATTAAAGAGGAGCCTAATGATAACCACGCCCCCTTCACAGCATCTGTGCGTGCGCGCGTGCGATCAGGCGACCTTCACTGTGTCAGAAGTCAGAGGTCACACTTCATCCAGAATCACGAGGTCGCCTTAGTCTTATTTTAAACGTAAAATAAATAAAGGCGAAGGAACAATAACGTTTTACCGTTTCATTTTTCTGTTAAAAATTCTTGGAAATTGATACTTCCAAATTTGTGCAGTGGCTTTGCTCATCTCCAGAAGTCTGCATAAGAGATACCGATGTGGTCTGGGTCCAATTCCAGAAGTTTGCTGGAATTAGATCTGAACCACACCATAATTCTATGACTGGGGCAAGACTTCCAGAATTGCACAAAGCCCTTGTACAGTTTCAgaagtattgttcaaatttctaagaatttttaggCCTTTCAGGGAAATTAAACCTGAAACAATTTCAGAGAAAATAATCGAGATGGTTGACGTTTTTCCACAGTGTAACAACGAGCTAATCATCATTCAGCATGATGAAATACGGAAAAGTTTAATTTTCAGCAAAATCACAAACTGCACCACAAACAGATTCAGATCATTTATCATCTTTGTAACCAGTACAACGAAAGgcaaagtgcaaatataaaccacaCGCAGACTTAAGAGACCTGGAGAAGAACAGAAACACAACAATTAActgaatgaaagaggtatgtccgaaacacaaattaaaaaaaaaagagggaaaaaaaatataagTAGACATAGTAGTAGTAGAAAAAAAGAgattacatatttaaaaaaaaaactatgtacaTGATGTGATAAGTAGCTAGTTAGCAACATCCTAACTCACCAACACACTGACTCAGTCATTGTTGCAACTGGGCTTGATCTTGATTCGTGGTTAAATAAAGGGTAAATTTagttcttctacctgtgcaagtgtctCATTGGCTgagctttgacttcatggacatgtttaataatTCACTTAacgttaaaatataaaaggaaacagctttttcaaataaaattgttgctctttaaagagcctttgttttattttgaagggcAGCAGCTTTCAGAGACAGCAGGTGAGTTGGACTCTCAggactctcactctctctctctctctctctctctctctctctctctctcgtctgcagctttgacctcttggtggagtttttggagacactttcctcacattttgaagagcagagatattctcttcttccttctggacttcaggttttggtgttccgTTCCATCCGTGTGGGtttacaaggttctctgcacagcaaatgatgaaatattcctgatgtgggacaagaaATATGTTTCTGAAAATACGAAGAAACACAAAATAGTGTTGTGCTATTTTCTTTGTCTGATTactagaaagtttaaaaaaaaatgttatgagAGCAGTAACTAtgaagctttatttggtaaaaataaatcaaacaatttacaaatataaaatgttcCCTCAGCTCAACTGAGTGATTGATTAAACATCTTGCATCTTAGCTTAGCCTTTAGATGTACGAAGGTGCAAGAAGCAGTATGAGACAGGGTGGAGGTCCTGAAGGACACAGTGATGCTGGAGGTTCTGGACCAGTTAAAGTTTCAGTCTGAGTGGTAGACCAGGAAGGACAGAGTGACATGTAAGGACGGTGGTACAGCAAGGTGGGAGTGACGGAGACGGACGATGCTGATCAATTAATACGAGTGAGCGAAAAAcggaggcacaaaccggaaatggcacaaaaaaaatctgccggtggagaaaaagccacaaaccgatggtagacacATAGGCAAATTATATAGATGCTGCATCGGTTGCTGAGATGCAAGAAATGTGGCCGTCATCTTGGACCGATCATCGTAGTGATTCCATCACAGGTCACAGTGAAAGTTTGATtttatatttgttcatttttatcTATCATCAAGTTGttctctgttctgtaaagtgtcttttagcactgtgtgttATGGTTAGACATCTGGACGGGACCAAACCGTTACAGGCgatgaactcaaatgctgggaaCAAGGAACAGAAGTGGTTGTGAACGAGAAgagatttatactcaacaaaaatataaacgcaacacttttggttttgctcccattttgtatgagatgaactcaaagatctaaaactttttccacatacacaatatcaccatttccctcaaatattgttcacaaatcagtctaaatctgtgatagtgagcacttctcctttgctgagataatccatcccacctcacaggtgtgccataccaagatgctgattagacaccatgattagtgcacaggtgtgccttagactgcccacaataaaaggccactctgaaaggtgcagttttgttttattgggggggggataccagtcagtatctggtgtgaccaccatttgcctcatgcagtgcaacacatctccttcgcatcatccgtgaagagaacacctctccaacgtgccaagcgccagcgaatgtgagcatttgcccactcaagtcggttacgacaacgaactggagtcaggtcgagaccccgatgaggacgacgagcatgcagatgagcttccctgagacggtttctgacagtttgtgcagaaattctttggttatgcaaaccgattgtttcagcagctgtctgagtggctggtctcagatgatcttggaggtgaacatgctggatatggaggtcctgggctggtgtggttacacgtggtctgcggttgtgaggctggttggatgtactgccaaattctctgaaacgcctttggagacggcttatggtagagaaatgaacattcaatacacgagcaacagctctggttgacattcctgctgtcagcatgccagttgcacgctccctcaaatcttgcgacatctgtggcattgtgctgtgtgataaaactgcacctttcagagtggccttttattgtgggcagtctaaggcacacctgtgcactaatcatggtgtctaatcagcatcttgatatggcacacctgtgaggtgggatggattatctcagcaaaggagaagtgctcactatcacagatttagactggtttgtgaacaatatttgagggaaatggtgatattgtgtatgtggaaaaagttttagatctttgagttcatctcatacaaaatgggagcaaaaccaaaagtgttgcgtttatatttttgttgagtatatttactaTAAGAAAGTAAAATCATAATGCTgtgctgggggtgcctgcagagtggagagtcagcccacttcaagcggtggaaattagggagctgcaggttcccgagccagtcttgtaagagaacagaaatcctggagtatatgggaCTGGAGCTGGGGCCAGGTGGGACGCACAGAGCCGAGGAACAAGGAGAACGGAGGAGGTGAGTGGGTGCAGACAAAACACTGAAGCCCTTAACAACAAGTTGAAGGCTtgaaacaggaatgttcacagtctgGAAATGAGGTTCACTGTTCAGAAATCATTCACAGTTGAtgaatatcttcagaggtcagaggtcaggtgctgcacgtcttgtgacgcagttccaaatAAGCTGGACTTGACTTGAGAAACGCCTTGGAAAGTTGTTAGTGGTTCAGTATCAGCAttgatacagttcttggaaacagttcatggtcatgcacagtcactaaCAGAAGAAAGGTGACAACGGGATCTCAGAGACATGCAGGACCTTAGCTGAACATGGCAGAGCAGATGACTTCCAAGGCGACATCGTGCAGAGAGTGCATCGTGGAAGCCGTGCAGGAgggcgtctggaaacaccaaaagatcaacgAGCTCTAGTATGGAAATTAGAGAAGGCCAGGTCACCAAGCTCAGACTTCACTCTGAGATTCTGGCGAGGGCGAGGACATGGATTGCTCATGGAGAGTCAACCTGTAGAATCTGGCAGTGGCTGAGCtcaaagccggggtttaagtaacccgctcCTGATGAGCTGCTCATGAGTGTCAGGTGCGAGTAgatgatgagcagcaggtgttcctcggctctgcagtgcgccacctggaggaaaaacagacaaacaacacacaagaggagagAAAGGGGAGGAGAGAGAAGGCAGTCAAAAGGCTGTGTAAAGCTGCATAAATACAGTGCATCATTATTAGTAGGAACATGTATGTATGTctcagacatgaacgagcgaagctcgccAGAGCCATTTCCAGTTTCCAGGCTTCATGAAGCCGCTGAATTTTTgtgtcatttccggtttgtgcttcTATTATAATACGAgcgtctaccatagagcgagctcgATGGCTGTCAGCTTGATGGTGTTAAATCAaggttttgtctttgtgtttacATTGAAGGAGCATCATGGATGTTTCTACTCACAGCCTCTTCCTCCTGCAGCAGCTCAACATCCAGAGAGAGTTCGGCTTCCTGTGCGACTGCACCGTCGCCATCGGAAACGTTTACTTCAAAGCCCACCGCGCCGTCTTGGCGGCTTTTTCCAACTACTTCAAGATGATCTTCATCCACCAGTCCAGGTCAGGGATGGCAAAATAACACTGCAGCAGCTGCTCAGAAAGCACCCCATGTTAACATGCTAAAGCTAGCTGTTAAGAAAGCACCCTGTGTTAGCATGCTAAAGCTAGCTATTAAGAAAGCACCCTGTGTTAGCATGCTAAAGCTAGCTGTTAAGAAACCACCCTGTGTTAGCATGCTAAAGCTAGCTGCTCAGAAAGCACCCCATGTTAACATGCTAAAGCTAGCTGTTAAGAAAGCACCCTGTGTTAGCATGCTAAAGCTAGCTATTAAGAAAGCACCCTGTGTTAGCATGCTAAAGCTAGCTGTTAAGAAACCACCCTGTGTTAGCATGCTAAAGCTAGCTGCTCAGAAAGCACCCCATGTTAACATGCTAAAGCTAGCTGTTAAGAAAGCACATCGTGTTAGCATACTAAAGCTAGCTGTTAAGAAAGCACCCCGTGTTAGCATACTAAAGCTAGCTGTTAAGAAAGCACCCCGTGTTAACATGCTAAAGCTAGCTGCTCAGAAAGCACCCCATATTAACATGCTAAAGCTAGCTATTAAGAAAGCACCCTGTGTTAGCATACTAAAGCTAGCTGTTAAGAAAGCACCCCGTGTTAACATGCTAAAGCTAGCTGCTCAGAAAGCACCCCGTGTTAACATGCTAAAGCTAGCTGCTCAGAAAGCACCCCATGTTAACATGCTAAAGCTAGCTGTTAAGAAAGCACCCCGTGTTAGCATACTAAAGCTAGCTGTTAAGAAAGCACCCCGTGTTAACATGCTAATGCTAGCTGTTAAGAAAGCACCCCGTGTTAGCATACTAAAGCTAGCTGTTAAGAAAGCACCCCATGTTAACATGCTAAAGCTAGCTGCTCAGAAAGCACCCCATGTTAACATGCTAAAGCTAGCTGCTCAGAAAGCACCCTGTGTTAACATGTTAAAGCTAGCTGTTAAGAAAGCACCCCGTGTTAGCATACTAAAGCTAGCTGTTAAGAAAGCACCCCGTGTTAACATGCTAAAGCTAGCTGCTCAGAAAGCACCCCGTGTTAACATGCTAAAGCTAGCTGTTAAGAAAGCACCCCGTGTTAGCATGCTAAAGCTAGCTGTTAAGAAAGCACCCCGTGTTAGCATGCTAAAGCTAGCTGTTAAGAAAGCACCCTGTGTTAGCATGCTAAAGCTAGCTGTTAAGAAAGCACCCTGTGTTAGCATGCTAAAGCTAGCTATTAAGAAAGCACCCTGTGTTAGCATGCTAAAGCTAGCTATTAAGAAAGCACCCTGTGTTAGCATGCTAAAGCTAGCTATTAAGAAAGCACCCCATGTTAACATGCTAAAGCTAGCTGTTAAGAAAGCACCCTGTGTTAGCATGCTAAAGCTAGCTGCTCAGAAAGCACCCCGTGTTAGCATGCTAAAGCTAGCTGCTCAGAAAGCACCCCGTGTTAACATGCTAAAGCTAGCTGTTAAGAAAGCACCCCTGTGTTAGCATGCTAAAGCTAGCTGTTAAGAAAGCACCCCGTGTTAACATGCTAAAGCTAGCTGCTCAGAAAGCACCCCATGTTAACATGCTAAAGCTAGCTGTTAAGAAAGCACCCCGTGTTAGCATACTAAAGCTAGCTGCTAAGAAAGCACCCCGTGTTAACATGCTAATGCTAGCTGTTAAGAAAGCACCCCGTGTTAGCATACTAAAGCTAGCTGTTAAGAAAGCACCCCATGTTAACATGCTAAAGCTAGCTGCTCAGAAAGCACCCCATGTTAACATGCTAAAGCTAGCTGTTAAGAAAGCACCCCATGTTAGCATACTAAAGCTAACTGTTAAGAAAGCACCCCGTTAGCATGCTAAAGCTAGCTGCTCAGAAAGCACCCCGTGTTAGCATGCTAAAGCTAGCTGCTCAGAAAGCACCCTGTGTTAGCATGCTAAAGCTAGGTATTAAGAAAGCACCCTGTGTTAGCATGCTAAAGCTAGCTATTAAGAAAGCACCCTGTGTTAGCATGCTAAAGCTAGCTATTAAGAAAGCACCCCATGTTAACATGCTAAAGCTAGCTGCTCAGAAAGCACCCCGTGTTAGCATGCTAAAGCTAGCTGCTCAGAAAGCACCCCGTGTTAACATGCTAAACCTAGCTGTTAAGAAAGCACCCCGTGTTAGCATACTAAAGCTAGCTGTTAAGAAAGCACCCCAGTGTTAACATGCTAAAGCTAGCTGCTCAGAAAGCACCCCATGTTAACATGCTAAAGCTAGCTGTTAAGAAAGCACCCCGTGTTAGCATACTAAAGCTAGCTATTAAGAAAGCACCCCGTGTTAACATGCTAATGCTAGCTGTTAAGAAAGCACCCCGTGTTAGCATACTAAAGCTAGCTGTTAAGAAAGCACCCCATGTTAACATGCTAAAGCTAGCTGCTCAGAAAGCACCCCATGTTAACATGCTAAAGCTAGCTGTTAAGAAAGCACCCCATGTTAGCATACTAAAGCTAACTGTTAAGAAAGCACCCCATTAGCATGCTAAAGCTAGCTGCTCAGAAAGCACCCCGTGTTAGCATGCTAAAGCTAGCTGCTCAGAAAGCACCCTGTGTTAACATGCTAAAGCTAGCTGTTAAGAAAGCACCCCGTGTTAGCATACTAAAGCTAGCTGTTAAGAAAGCACCCCGTTAACATGCTAAAGCTAGCTGCTCAGAAAGCACCCCATGTTAACATGCTAAAGCTAGCTGTTAAGAAAGCACCCCATGTTAACATGCTAAAGCTAGCTGTTAAGAAAGCACCCCATGTTAACATGCTAAAGCTAGCTGTTAAGAAAGCACCCCATGGTAGCAGGCTCAAGCTAGCTGCTCAGAAAGCACTCCATGTTAGCACAGCAGCTACTGTTAGCTGCTTAGAATGCAGTCAGTGTTAGCATGTTAGCATACACATTTTTGCATGCACATAATTTGATCCCACATTACAAACATATTGACTACTGATTATTGGCTATTGATGGCGTCTCCTGCAGTATAAACATACTGATTATTGGCTATTGATGGCGTCTCCTGCAGTATAAACATACCGACTATTGGTTATTGATGGCCTCCCGTGCAGTATAAACATACTGATTATTGGTTATTGATGGCGTCTCCTGCAGTATAACCTGACTGATGACTGGTACCGGTGTGGTCTCATTGGCAGTGAGTGTATTAAGATCCAGCCAACGGACATCCAGCCCGACGTCTTCAGCTACCTCTTACACATTATGTATACTGGCATGTGTCCCAAACAGCCTGTGGACCAGATCCGCCTGCAGGACGGGATCAAGTTCCTCCATGCCTACCAGCTCTGCCGGAAGCCTGGCGAGGGTGCAGCTGACACGCCCACCGATGTGGTCCGCATGTCCAACCTGTACGGGATCCAGATTTCCTCTCAGCTGGCCAGTAAGGATGCAGCCGGTGTTCAAAAGAGCACAGCAGTATCCCAAGCAGCTCCAGAGGATGGCCGCTCATCCAGCCGTGGGACAAGGTCCCACACTCAGCTGTCTCTCGCTGTTGGCCTGGAAAGCATCTGCTCAGACCACCAAGTGTCAGCGCTACGCAACGTCTGTTCTGTGGCGTCCGGAGACGACTCAGACATTTCCACCCGCATCAAGCAGGAGCAAGTGGAGGATGAGGAAGTGGAGGACAGGGACGGAGAGGAGGGGCGAGGGGCAGGGTCACTATCCCCCACACAGGACAACAGCCCCACCCAGGACCTCCTATTTAAGGACAGACCCCTGGCGCTGCTGTGTCCACGTTGCGGCGAGCGCTGCTCCTCACCGGAGGACCTGCGGGAGCACCTGTTTAGCCACGCCCTGGATCCTGGCCTGTCACAGTGCATCCACTTGGATGCTGGTGTAGACGAGGTCCAGCGAGGTTCCCACGAACAGCTGGATGATGGCTGTCTGGAGGAGGCTCTGAGACAGAGCCAGGCGCTGGCCAACCAACTGGCTGCTGAGCTGCGGAGGAGCAGAGGAGGCGGCGGGACCAGCCCGACCGCCACCATCCTTCACTCTCGAAAACGTAAGATCGCCTGTGCCGTCTGCAGCCTGCGCTTCTCCCATAAGAGCCAGCTGCAGGAGCACATGTATGCCCACACAGGAAAACCGTCTCGCCACCACCGCTACAACCGCCTGTGCAGCCAGCTCGTCCAGGCCTCCACCCACATCTGTGAGAGCACTCCTGAGGTGGGAGGAGGCGGTGCAGGAGGCGGTGCTTCTGCACTGGAGGAGGCCAACAGGGACAATCAGGACAACGGCAGCTCGTGCTACTCCCTGGACTCTGAGATCTCCCAGGAGAGCGTAGACGGTGTGCCGGTGGAGTGACATCTTCGTGCCTTGAGATTTGTGGTTAATGTAAAGCAGCTTCACTTCCTGTCTGTCCCTGAGCGCCCCCTGCTGCTGTGTTGCAGcaaaaatacaattttaaaaaagCCCCCTCAGTGATGTATTCATCGCggatccaccagggggcagatttgGGCCAAATATCCAGTGGTGTTTTAATGAATTGAGTGGAGATTAGAATTCGTATTTCTGTGCCACAGAAACActgaaaaaagacaaacaaaaacagcagaaaatcagaaaaatacatttaaatcTGATGTCTCACAGAACACTGTCCTGTAGGTGGCGCTAGTACCGTCTGTGTTTTAGACTGACTGGATTTGTCAGGTAATCCATGATTAGACACGAATCTGACCAAATCAGAAGTGTGTGGTCCAGAATGTTCTGTGATCACATGCTGTGACATCACTGCGTCATGTTTCAGTGGGTCTGGGCCAATCAGAACCAGAGCTGCTGTCTTCTGAGGACGGTGACGCTTTAACGTTGAACTCTAGCCCACGTCCTGCACACTTTCTAACGTCACAGAGTCTCTCGTCCAGGAAGGTTTTCCCGTGAGAGTTTGAAATCCTGACACACAGACGCTCGAACCCGCCTCCTCGACAGACAGACATCCTGCTATGATGTCATtactctctgtgaatttttgcctTCTTCATTTGTGAAACACGTTTTATTTTCATGTCTATTTTCGATGGCTGAGCAGTGCGATTTCAGAAAATCAACTTGTCTTGTATGTTGATCTTTATTATTTGTCTTCATTTAATTGTGACAGTGAAAATGGTGAGAGCTTTAGCAGTTTGGTTCAAATGCATCATGTTAAACTGTGACGTGAATTTTTCATGAGTAAATATGAAATCACGCTGACAAAAAGATCTATTAGTTTTGTCCAGGAGGTGGCAGTAgcgagctgtcactcagtcactaTTGCGTCTCAAACGTTCTGGGGGGGCGGGGGCACATAGACCCACAAAAACTGTTATCACAACTAAGCAGGCAAACCAGAATGATGACATCACAGTTCATCAACAACAAccaataatattaattaataatCTGTGTTGATTGATAGTATTGACTTTGGAAGAAACAGAAATAAagttttaaatgtattttctgACACTTTCAGATCAACAAACTAAAATATTTTGTTACTTGTTTGGTGTTGTCATGTAGCATTTGACATCACTAAGTTCAAAGGTCACATTAATCAGGACTTCATTAATTGTTCATCAGCAGATGTGGTGAATGATTTTTCCCATCATTTGTATGTTTTGTGCTGCACTGGAACAAAATGAGATGTTAATGAGATGATAACTGACTTTTTCATGTtttgtaaataaatgtttttgtagAACCACTCTGCACATTTTTGTCCAAAGAAATGGAACAAATCTGACCAATCTAAAGAAGGAGGAATaatggcaacaacaacaataataataataataataatgctgcatTGACAGAGTTTCACAGGTCGATTATCCATGAAGTTGTGAGAACTGTTATACGTCACTTCTTCCTTTGAACTCCATTTCCCAGAAAGTTCAGGTCTGAGGAGATCAAACTCACTTTAGATTCTATATTTTTCAAAAATATTATTTAATAGTTATTACTACAGAATGACAGAAAGAGGACATTAACCCTCTCAGGCTCAAAGTATGTTTTAGTAACAGGAAAAATCTGATATTTAGCTGTTGCAAATCTGAGAGGGTTAATGATGTCCAACAAAACACTCACAGCGACCACAGTTCTCTAAAATGCCCCAAACAACCAAATATTTTGTTCAATATGCATCTTAGGTTTAAATAAGCTTGAATTAGACCTCCTCCACGGGACTCTGACCTGCCCCCGGACCGTAAGACCTCCTCCGCAGGAGTTGGACAACATGTCTACTGGctgtgaataaaatatttttgcaAAGTAATTTAGCTTTAATCAAAAACAGGTTTTCCTGAACAGGTTACTTTgcaattttttcttttctttgttgaaaaataaaatgtaaaactgGGGGGAGACCACCATGTCCGTCTCCTTTGAGAAGATGATCTGATTTGATGTAACCGCTGTTTCCTTGTGCTGTTGCTTAGCGACACATCTATGTATTTTTATAGACAAGATGCTCCATCGCTATAGAAACAAATGCTTCTTCTTCACAGTGTTAAAAATAGACACTGTGTCCACACACAGCTGACAGCAGCTCCTCCAGTCTTCTTAAACCTGGACAACACTCACCCTGGCTctgcggtgcattctgggtaCTCTGACAGGTGAT
The sequence above is drawn from the Thalassophryne amazonica chromosome 21, fThaAma1.1, whole genome shotgun sequence genome and encodes:
- the zbtb25 gene encoding zinc finger and BTB domain-containing protein 25 — encoded protein: MDVSTHSLFLLQQLNIQREFGFLCDCTVAIGNVYFKAHRAVLAAFSNYFKMIFIHQSSECIKIQPTDIQPDVFSYLLHIMYTGMCPKQPVDQIRLQDGIKFLHAYQLCRKPGEGAADTPTDVVRMSNLYGIQISSQLASKDAAGVQKSTAVSQAAPEDGRSSSRGTRSHTQLSLAVGLESICSDHQVSALRNVCSVASGDDSDISTRIKQEQVEDEEVEDRDGEEGRGAGSLSPTQDNSPTQDLLFKDRPLALLCPRCGERCSSPEDLREHLFSHALDPGLSQCIHLDAGVDEVQRGSHEQLDDGCLEEALRQSQALANQLAAELRRSRGGGGTSPTATILHSRKRKIACAVCSLRFSHKSQLQEHMYAHTGKPSRHHRYNRLCSQLVQASTHICESTPEVGGGGAGGGASALEEANRDNQDNGSSCYSLDSEISQESVDGVPVE